A window of the Diabrotica undecimpunctata isolate CICGRU chromosome 1, icDiaUnde3, whole genome shotgun sequence genome harbors these coding sequences:
- the LOC140445728 gene encoding LOW QUALITY PROTEIN: uncharacterized protein (The sequence of the model RefSeq protein was modified relative to this genomic sequence to represent the inferred CDS: deleted 2 bases in 1 codon) yields the protein MVMCWAPNCNHYNVREKCKFYRFPKNTKTRNLWIKLTRRTVEPGPGAFLCSCHFVDGKKENGPTLFVHNEGKTKKFPTPEKRTRAKKEVTEIIEDVLMHDARSVEEPQPSTSTGSVTTKSLALHAVVDAENYFLRQNLQQVSEDLKHLSEKFSFENIRGNDRLILLYTGLPTEKIFTSLFDLLKNIEVNYYYKWKVEKIRKIDQLLMTLMKLRQNFPHEDLAVRFSVAQATVSNIVTTWLHVLHEVVYKQLMGKIPSRNKNKLCLPNCFSSFTNCRIILDCTEVYTSVSRASMATQKLTYSSYKHRNTCKGLVGVAPNGVVTFVSCLYPGSTSDKKIVKDCGILDHLEAGDLILADKGFLIKDIVPSGVHVNIPPFLTTAQFTPEQVRQTECIARARIHVERAIRRMKIFKILDFIPYSLLPHADAVFQVIGALTNMQYPLIKEVEQFYPEGASKLKS from the exons ATGGTAATGTGTTGGGCACCCAATTGTAATCATTACAATGTACgagaaaaatgtaaattttatcgTTTTCCAAAGAATACAAAAACAAGGAATCTATGGATAAAATTGACAAG AAGAACAGTAGAACCAGGTCCTGGGGCTTTCCTCTGCAGTTGCCATTTTGTAGATGGAAAAAAAGAGAATGGGCCTACATTATTCGTACATAATGaaggaaaaacaaaaaagtttccaACCCCGGAGAAAAGAACTAGAGCAAAGAAAGAAGTAACTGAAATCATTGAGGATGTCCTAATGCATGATGCAAG ATCTGTCGAAGAACCACAACCATCTACCTCAACTGGATCTGTAACTACAAAGAGTTTGGCATTACATGCTGTGGTAGATGCAGAAAACTATTTTCTTAGGCAAAATTTGCAACAAGTGAGTGAAGATCTGAAACACCTTTCAGAGAAGTTTTCTTTTGAGAACATCAGGGGTAACGACAGGCTCATACTTCTTTATACTGGCCTACCTACAGAAAAAATTTTCACATCTCTTTTCGACCTACTGAAAAACATTGAAGTGAATTATTATTACAAGtggaaagtagaaaaaattagaaaaatagaTCAATTATTAATGACCCTTATGAAGTTAAGGCAAAACTTTCCCCATGAAGATCTTGCTGTCCGATTTAGTGTTGCACAAGCTACAGTGTCCAATATTGTTACAACATGGCTGCATGTTTTACATGAAGTGGTTTATAAGCAGTTGATGGGCAAAATCCCCTCCCGGAATAAAAACAAACTTTGTTTACCAAACTGC TTTAGTAGTTTTACAAACTGTAGAATTATATTAGATTGTACCGAAGTATATACTAGTGTATCTAGGGCAAGTATGGCAACCCAAAAACTTACATACAGTTCCTACAAACATAGGAATACATGTAAAGGATTAGTCGGAGTGGCTCCCAATGGAGTAGTTACATTTGTATCATGCCTATATCCAGGATCAACATCtgacaaaaaaattgttaaagattGTGGAATTCTAGATCACTTAGAAGCAGGGGATTTAATTTTAGCAgacaaaggatttttaattaaAGATATAGTGCCATCTGGAGTACACGTTAACATTCCACCCTTTCTAACAACTGCACAGTTTACCCCTGAGCAAGTTAGACAGACTGAGTGCATTGCTAGGGCTAGAATTCATGTTGAGCGAGCCATTAGAAggatgaaaatttttaaaatcttggaTTTCATACCTTATTCCTTACTGCCACATGCTGATGCCGTCTTCCAGGTAATTGGGGCTTTAACAAATATGCAATATCCCCTAATTAAAGAAGTAGAGCAGTTCTATCCTGAAGGTGCCTCAAAATTAAAGTCGTAG
- the LOC140445706 gene encoding uncharacterized protein, translating to MAFRQDLGEFLNFSKEQCNSKNESDKLSLFYPGKNVKIKIEEDVEISYHHLKQSNTPVKVEDFKIGLSLTENVDEVKSDYSAIPSDNIKFEIKQENEECDPVSYNIGAIDLINSYSTNISRENIYKAKSDAPRILPQDIKVEIKQEHEQCGFFVDKLELIHTSDNYSTNCSRENIGIPKSDASQISSQGIKVEIKEEYELSDFVLDTASNIHTTHLNTEVKLEDFVELESDSKSRKIKIKAVNRRKKLQDYSYFTKKWLSRLNLTRNKNEIHSCSFCGKTCMKPSILVSHYKVSHFTKKVMQKKQTTIKTSILHDLLKKENDQILMESSYADHYTFDESEKSYSCTLCPKKFVGTNELKSHFSFHTEQKLFDCTICHNKFNSFSDLATHLFVNSTEKPNTCEICLSQFSTNCHLLVHKRSHAMQKHYKCPVFLKQFTQIDQLLYHQVEHTVEKPFECELCGKRFKKEDQMEQHQRIVHFGIRPYKCDLCSKTFARTDDLNRHRWVHTGKKPFKCTICLREFVRNFGLKMHMLLHTGVKPVRCDICFKEFRHAYHLKQHAYVHSEEKPFKCKICPKQFKHNYHLRQHMFVHSAEKPFECKICVKQFCSRSSLQQHTLLHSKEKLFKCSICSKTFATKSNYKQHLLIHTGQKRFQCDICPKKFTDKRGFNRHIQAHTGDKPFQCEICFKRFTDNSRLRTHMLLHENKGFYKCEVCQKAMATKHGLKGHMRIHTGEKPYTCDICLKSFANQSNMIKHKRIHNKSTTSRDQKKVTDVLK from the exons ATGGCATTTCGACAGGATCTAGGTgaatttctaaacttttcaaaGGAACAGTGTAACTCAAAAAACGAAAGTGATAAACTATCTTTGTTTTATCCTGGGAAAAATGTGAAAATTAAGATTGAGGAAGATGTGGAAATTTCTTACCACCATTTAAAACAATCTAACACACCAGTAAAAGTTGAGGATTTTAAAATAGGACTGTCACTTACAGAAAATGTTGATGAAGTTAAGTCTGATTATTCTGCAATACCCTCagataatattaaatttgaaattaagcAAGAAAATGAAGAGTGTGATCCTGTTTCCTATAATATTGGAGCTATTGATCTCATTAACAGTTATTCAACCAATATTTCTAGGGAGAATATTTATAAAGCAAAGTCTGATGCCCCCCGAATTCTTCCACAAGATATTAAGGTTGAAATTAAACAAGAACATGAACAGTGTGGTTTTTTTGTAGATAAATTGGAACTTATTCATACTAGTGACAATTATTCAACAAATTGTTCAAGAGAGAATATTGGTATACCCAAGTCTGATGCCTCTCAAATTTCTTCACAAGGTATTAAAGttgaaattaaagaagaatatgaaCTCTCTGATTTTGTTCTGGATACAGCTAGCAACATACATACTACCCATCTAAATACAGAAGTAAAATTAGAAGACTTTGTTGAACTGGAAAGTGATTCTAagtcaagaaaaataaaaatcaaagcaGTTAATAGAAGGAAGAAGTTACAAGATTATTcatattttaccaaaaaat GGCTTTCTCGGCTAAACTTAACAAGGAACAAAAACGAAATTCATAGTTGTTCCTTCTGCGGTAAAACGTGCATGAAACCTTCAATACTTGTGTCTCATTACAAAGTAAGTCATTTTACAAAAAAGGTGATGCAAAAAAAGCAAACTACAATCAAGACTTCTATATTACATGATTTATTGAAAAAGGAAAACGATCAAATTTTAATGGAATCTTCATATGCAGACCACTATACATTTGATGAAAGTGAAAAGTCATATAGTTGTACATTGTGTCCAAAAAAGTTTGTCGGCACAAATGAACTAAAGTCCCATTTTAGCTTTCACACTGAACAAAAGTTATTTGATTGTACAATTTGCCATAACAAATTTAATAGCTTCAGTGATTTGGCCACTCATTTATTTGTAAATTCTACggaaaaaccaaatacatgtgaaatttgtttatcACAATTTTCTACAAATTGCCATTTGCTAGTACATAAACGTTCACACGCTATGCAGAAACATTATAAATGTCCGGTTTTCCTAAAACAGTTCACTCAAATTGATCAGTTATTATATCATCAAGTAGAACATACTGTGGAGAAGCCTTTTGAATGTGAACTTTGtggaaaaaggtttaaaaaagaGGATCAAATGGAACAACACCAAAGAATTGTCCACTTTGGTATCAGACCTTATAAGTGTGACTTGTGTTCTAAGACATTTGCTCGGACTGACGACTTAAACAGACATCGTTGGGTGCATACTGGGAAAAAACCATTCAAATGTACGATTTGTCTACGGGAGTTTGTACGGAATTTTGGACTGAAAATGCATATGCTTCTTCACACAGGGGTCAAGCCTGTTAGGTGCGATATTTGTTTTAAAGAGTTTAGACACGCATACCATCTTAAGCAACATGCATATGTCCACTCTGAAGAAAAACCTTTCAAATGTAAGATTTGCCCAAAACAGTTCAAACACAATTATCATCTCAGACAACATATGTTTGTCCATTCTGCAGAAAAACCTTTTGAATGTAAGATCTGTGTAAAACAATTTTGTTCTAGAAGTAGTTTACAGCAACATACGCTTCTACATtccaaagaaaaactttttaaatgcAGTATATGTTCGAAAACGTTTGCTACTAAAAGTAATTATAAACAGCATTTGTTAATACATACAGGCCAGAAGCGTTTCCAATGTGACATTTGCCCCAAGAAATTTACAGACAAGCGTGGATTCAATAGGCACATTCAAGCTCATACTGGAGATAAGCCATTCCAGTGCGAGATTTGCTTTAAACGTTTCACCGATAATTCAAGATTAAGAACACATATGCTTCTACACGAAAACAAAGGCTTTTATAAATGTGAAGTATGCCAAAAAGCGATGGCAACGAAACACGGCCTAAAAGGTCATATGCGAAtccatactggagaaaaaccttatacaTGCGATATTTGTCTGAAATCTTTTGCTAATCAGAGTAACATGATCAAACATAAGAGAATACACAATAAAAGTACTACCTCCCGCGACCAGAAAAAAGTAACAGATGTCCttaaataa
- the LOC140445722 gene encoding uncharacterized protein: MACPHELNDDFSNGQDKSKNEELLEESLLPIKSVKIKAELDLEESFSYLNQLEKSKDPENYKIGLTVTETIDKIKFHPPEMLPNGINFEIKQEYEERDPDLDGIGAVDPITSYLTNISRENIYKSKCDTPRISSQDIKVEIEHEQCDSSVDKMRHIHPNKNYSTNCLRDNIDLHKSGALQISPQGIKVEIKQEHEQCDSFMGHMRHIHPNNNYSTYCLRENIDRPKSDASQGIKVEFKQDNVECDFVLNTTNNTYTNHLNTEVKLEDFVEVENYSHLSKIKIKPVNRKNKLKASYFTKKWFSSVNLRKNRHKIHSCSFCGKICIKPLILMYHYKIYHCTKKAKKNKQTEIKSSSILHGLLKEEKDQMLITKGSSYEGRYILDETKISYIATVHKKFVEENQLKPNFGWQKLYECSKCHKNFKRCSDLTRHLFSHVKESPYTCEVCFAQFSTNCCYLVHRRVHTGQKLYKCHICLKKFTRIHNLIRHQLVHSDDKPFKCELCDKRFKTEDKMTLHHSIVHFGIRPYKCDSCPRRFGRSTDLSKHKRVHTGEKICKCMICLKQFAHRHALKAHMLIHTGHKPFKCEICSKAFGTKKHCEQHMNIHIKEKPFECGICHRKFTFYSSLWAHTLIHSGKKRFKCSLCSKDFSTSSNYRQHLLIHSGQKPFQCEICSKRFREKRNLNRHILTHSKDKPFKCEVCFKRFSAIATLKTHMLLHEDKDRFKCEVCQKRMSSGKSLKGHMRMHTGEKPYECDICLRTFADSGNMKKHRKKHTGNAH, encoded by the exons ATGGCATGTCCACATGAACTAAATGATGACTTTTCAAATGGCCAGGATAAGTCAAAGAATGAAGAACTATTAGAGGAATCCCTTTTACCcataaaaagtgtaaaaattaaGGCCGAGTTAGATTTGGAGGAGTCTTTCAGCTATTTAAACCAACTAGAAAAGTCAAAAGACCCTGAAAATTATAAAATAGGATTGACAGTAACAGAGACTATTGATAAAATTAAGTTCCATCCTCCTGAAATGCTCCCAAATGGTATCAACTTTGAAATTAAGCAGGAATATGAGGAGCGTGATCCTGATCTGGATGGAATTGGAGCTGTTGATCCCATTACCAGTTATTTGACCAATATTTCTAGGGAGAATATTTATAAATCCAAGTGTGATACCCCTCGAATTTCTTCACAAGACATTAAAGTTGAAATCGAACATGAACAGTGTGATTCTTCTGTGGATAAAATGAGACATATTCATCCCAATAAGAATTATTCAACCAATTGTTTAAGAGATAATATTGATTTACACAAGTCTGGTGCCCTTCAAATTTCTCCACAAGGCATTAAAGTTGAAATTAAACAAGAACATGAACAGTGTGATTCTTTTATGGGTCATATGAGACATATTCATcccaataataattattcaacCTATTGTTTAAGAGAGAATATTGATAGGCCCAAGTCTGATGCTTCACAAGGTATTAAAGTTGAATTTAAACAAGATAATGTGGAGTGTGACTTTGTTCTGAATACAACTAATAACACATATACTAATCACTTAAATACAGAAGTAAAATTGGAAGACTTTGTTGAAGTGGAAAATTATTCCcatttaagtaaaataaaaatcaaaccagttaatagaaaaaacaaattaaaggCTTCTTATTTCACAAAAAAAT GGTTTTCTTCTGTTAATTTAAGGAAGAATAGACATAAGATTCATAGTTGTTCTTTTTGTGGTAAAATCTGCATAAAGCCTTTAATACTTATGTACCATTATAAAATATATCATTGtacaaaaaaggcaaaaaaaaataaacaaactgaAATCAAGTCATCTTCAATATTACATGGTTtattaaaagaagaaaaggaTCAAATGTTAATAACTAAAGGATCATCATATGAAGGACGTTACATTTTGGATGAAACTAAAATCTCATATATtgctacagtacataaaaagttTGTAGAGGAAAATCAATTAAAACCCAATTTCGGCTGGCAAAAATTATATGAATGCAGTAAGtgtcacaaaaattttaaaagatgcAGTGACTTAACAAGACATTTGTTTAGTCATGTTAAGGAAAGTCCATATACATGTGAAGTATGTTTTGCACAGTTTTCTACAAATTGTTGTTACCTTGTACATAGGCGTGTACACACTGGACAGAAACTGTATAAATGTCATATTTGCTTAAAAAAATTTACCCGAATTCATAATTTAATACGCCATCAATTAGTGCATTCTGATGAcaaaccatttaaatgtgaaCTTTGTGATAAAAGGTTCAAGACAGAAGATAAAATGACATTACATCACAGCATTGTCCACTTTGGTATTAGACCTTATAAATGTGACTCATGTCCTAGGAGATTTGGTCGATCCACTGATTTAAGCAAACATAAACgggtgcacactggagaaaagatATGTAAATGTATGATTTGCTTAAAACAGTTTGCACATCGTCATGCTCTGAAGGCTCATATGCTCATTCACACAGGACACAAGCCTTTCAAATGTGAGATTTGTTCAAAAGCTTTCGGTACCAAAAAGCATTGCGAGCAACATATGAATATCCACATTAAAGAAAAACCTTTTGAATGCGGTATCTGCCACAGGAAATTTACATTTTATAGTAGTTTATGGGCACATACACTTATCCATTCAGGAAAAAAGCGTTTTAAATGTAGTCTCTGTTCGAAAGATTTTTCCACTTCAAGCAATTATAGACAGCATTTGTTGATACATTCTGGGCAGAAACCTTTccaatgtgaaatttgctccaaaaggTTCAGAGAAAAGCGTAATTTGAATAGACATATACTAACTCATTCTAAAGATAAGCCATTCAAGTGTGAGGTCTGTTTTAAGCGCTTCTCTGCTATTGCAACACTCAAAACACACATGCTTCTGCACGAAGACAAAGACCGTTTTAAATGTGAAGTGTGTCAAAAAAGAATGTCATCAGGAAAGAGTTTAAAAGGTCATATGCGaatgcatactggagaaaaaccatatgAATGTGACATTTGTTTGAGAACTTTTGCTGACTCAGGCAACATGAAAAAACACAGGAAAAAACATACAGGGAATGCACATTAA
- the LOC140445733 gene encoding uncharacterized protein, protein MLIFLLVPVCFKLKYYLNMTSKHVLLFSAIAEFFKNDMSQLQRGENSYESGNVLKFIFDSEVFPALLKGEVRASMKNKNYSVEVSIDYDDGIVDAKCSCPRGQVVCHHMAALCLHAHHNISITDKACAWNKRKAVDIETVTKIRDIYEPKRSNYVAVQRTANQEEIENFKEGLGHANPTGFAWLLMPEPLPEANLLPSIDTILFSESYMNASDKEEFFLKECRVTQSLIRSVHDMTIGQAYNQNWLIARKYRLTSSKFGPVIAAYNRGKYPKSLFTNLLEGYDLNGVQAIQWGRENERCALSKFSEVTGLDIEPAGFCLHENGFLGTSPDGYVNKHFYLNIL, encoded by the exons ATGTTGATTTTTTTGTTAGTACCAGTGTGTTTTAagctaaaatattatttaaata tgacttcaaagcatgttttattattttctgcCATAGCAGAATTTTTTAAAAACGACATGTCACAGCTGCAAAGAGGAGAAAATTCTTACGAGAGTGGCAAtgttttgaaatttatttttgattCTGAGGTTTTCCCAGCCCTACTGAAAGGAGAAGTCAGAGCCAgcatgaaaaacaaaaattattctgTAGAG GTTTCCATAGACTACGATGATGGCATTGTAGATGCTAAATGCAGTTGTCCGAGAGGTCAGGTAGTGTGTCATCATATGGCAGCATTATGTTTACATGCTCACCATAATATTAGTATTACTGATAAGGCCTGTGCATGGAACAAAAGGAAAGCTGTTGACATAGAAACTGTAACCAAAATCAGAGATATCTATGAACCTAAAAGATCGAATTATGTGGCAGTACAGAGGACAGCAAATCAGgaggaaattgaaaattttaaagaaGGGTTGGGTCATGCAAATCCCACTGGATTTGCTTGGTTACTAATGCCTGAACCTTTACCGGAAGCAAACTTGTTACCAAGCATTGACACTATTTTGTTTTCGGAAAGCTACATGAATGCGTCAGACAAAGAAGAGTTTTTCCTGAAGGAATGTAGGGTGACACAGTCACTTATACGCAGTGTTCATGATATGACAATTGGACAGGCATACAACCAAAATTGGCTGATAGCAAGAAAGTATAGACTGACAAGCAGCAAATTTGGTCCAGTCATTGCTGCATATAATAGGGGCAAATATCCAAAGTCTCTCTTTACAAATTTACTTGAGGGGTATGACCTAAATGGTGTTCAAGCTATCCAGTGGGGTAGAGAAAATGAAAGGTGCGCCTTAAGTAAATTTTCTGAAGTCACTGGTTTAGATATTGAACCAGCAGGATTTTGTCTTCACGAAAATGGATTTTTGGGAACAAGCCCAGATGGATATgtcaataaacatttttatttaaatattttataa